A window of the Brassica napus cultivar Da-Ae chromosome C5, Da-Ae, whole genome shotgun sequence genome harbors these coding sequences:
- the LOC106398387 gene encoding cytochrome P450 86B1-like — MSETSSMSLTERIYNHLCLFDVSLALLGLFVFCCVREKLAKKPGPTTWPVFGVTTEFFFNRNDVYGWVTRCLKTCRGTFLYRGIWLGGSYGAVTCVPANVEYMLKTNFKNFPKGVFFNERFNDLLEDGIFNADHESWKEQRRIIITEMHSTRFVEHSFQTTQDLVREKLLNVMESFEKSQEAFDLQDVLLRLTFDNICIAGLGDNPGTLGSDLPLVPFAQAFEEATESTLFRFMIPPFVWKTMRFLDVGYEKGLRKAVEVVHEFVDKMVVERICKLKEEKTLGNRSDVLSRIIEIESHHKKSDEKDPSIVKFFRQFCTSFILAGRDTSSVALTWFFWVIQRHPEVENKIISEVREILRQRGDHHQTSLFTVKELNDMVYLQAALSETMRLYPPIPMEMKQATEDDVFPDGTFLSKGSRVYFAIYAMGRMESIWGKDCEVFRPERWIQAGSFVSDDQFKYVVFNAGPRLCLGKTFAYLQMKTVAASVLLRYSVKVDPDHVVVPRVTTTLYMKHGLKVTISPRSLEEKR, encoded by the coding sequence ATGTCTGAAACCTCTTCCATGTCTTTAACAGAGAGAATTTACAATCATCTTTGTCTCTTCGATGTCTCTCTCGCGTTGTTAGGACTCTTTGTTTTCTGTTGCGTGCGTGAGAAGTTAGCCAAGAAACCAGGTCCAACGACATGGCCAGTGTTCGGAGTTACTACAGAGTTCTTCTTTAACAGGAACGATGTCTACGGTTGGGTCACAAGATGCTTAAAAACATGTCGAGGTACGTTTCTTTACCGCGGAATCTGGCTCGGTGGCTCTTACGGAGCCGTGACTTGTGTACCCGCCAACGTCGAGTACATGCTCAAGACCAACTTCAAGAACTTCCCCAAAGGCGTCTTCTTCAACGAAAGATTCAACGATCTCCTCGAGGATGGCATCTTTAACGCCGATCACGAGTCTTGGAAGGAGCAAAGACGGATCATCATAACCGAAATGCATTCGACTCGGTTTGTGGAGCATTCTTTTCAGACAACGCAGGATTTGGTGAGGGAGAAGCTGTTGAATGTGATGGAGAGTTTTGAAAAGTCACAAGAGGCTTTTGACCTACAAGATGTGCTCTTGCGCTTGACGTTTGACAACATCTGCATCGCTGGTCTTGGCGACAACCCTGGAACACTTGGTTCTGATCTTCCTCTTGTCCCATTTGCTCAAGCTTTTGAAGAAGCAACGGAGTCTACTCTTTTTAGGTTCATGATTCCTCCTTTTGTGTGGAAGACTATGAGGTTCTTGGACGTTGGGTATGAGAAAGGTCTGAGGAAAGCTGTTGAGGTGGTTCATGAGTTTGTTGACAAGATGGTCGTGGAGCGTATCTGCAAGCTCAAGGAGGAGAAAACGTTAGGGAACAGATCAGATGTACTCTCGAGAATCATCGAGATAGAAAGTCATCACAAGAAGAGCGATGAGAAAGATCCTTCCATAGTCAAGTTTTTCAGACAGTTCTGCACTAGTTTCATCTTAGCTGGGAGAGACACGAGTTCAGTTGCACTAACATGGTTCTTTTGGGTGATACAGAGACACCCTGAAGTCGAAAACAAAATCATCAGCGAGGTCAGAGAGATCTTGAGACAGAGAGGAGATCATCATCAAACTAGTCTCTTCACGGTCAAGGAACTAAACGACATGGTGTATCTACAAGCAGCACTCTCGGAGACCATGAGGCTTTACCCTCCAATCCCTATGGAGATGAAACAAGCCACTGAAGACGATGTTTTCCCTGATGGGACGTTTCTAAGTAAAGGCTCGCGAGTTTACTTTGCGATATACGCCATGGGAAGGATGGAATCAATCTGGGGGAAAGACTGTGAGGTGTTTAGACCAGAGAGATGGATACAAGCAGGGAGTTTCGTGAGCGATGACCAGTTTAAATACGTTGTGTTTAATGCTGGGCCAAGGCTTTGTTTAGGGAAGACATTTGCTTACTTGCAGATGAAGACAGTAGCTGCTTCTGTATTGTTGAGGTACTCGGTGAAGGTTGATCCAGATCATGTTGTTGTCCCTAGAGTAACGACGACTTTGTACATGAAGCACGGTCTCAAGGTGACCATCTCGCCAAGGTCGCTGGAAGAGAAGAGGTAA
- the LOC106399587 gene encoding glycosyl hydrolase 5 family protein, producing MIVQHTRETRKHNCIQAMTRKEPKHMFCFFPFFCFFFSFIAQNTVPNMAYPLSTSSRWIVDENGQRVKLACVNWPSHLQPVVAEGLSKQPVDAVAKKIVEMGFNCVRLTWALDLMTNETLANNVTVRQSFQSFGLKDDIVGFQTNNPSIIDISLIEAFKMVVTTLGNNDVMVILDNHLTKPGWCCANNDGNGFFGDKFFDPTEWTAALSKMAATFDGVSNVVGMSLRNELRGPKQNADDWFKYMQQGAEAVHAANKNVLVILSGLSFDADLSFVRSRPVKLSFTKKLVFELHWYSFSDGNWATNNPNDICGRVLNRIRNGGEFLLNKGFPLFLSEFGIDERGGNADDNRYFGCVSGWAAGNDVDWSLWALTGSYYLREGKVGLVEYYGVLDSDWISVRNSSFLQKITLLQSQLQGPGPSTDAYNLVFHPYTGLCLVRSLNDTTMLTLGPCNSSEPWSYTKQTLRIKDQSLCLQSNGPGNRVTMTKTDCSSPGSIWQTISASKMHLASTTSNNTSVCLDVAADDKVLANACKCLSKDSSCEPMSQWFTIINATRPLKGSRLYKQLENLSPKSDLL from the exons ATGATTGTCCAACACACAAGagaaacaagaaaacacaactgcATACAAGCAATGACGAGAAAAGAGCCAAAACACATGTTTTGCTTTTTCCccttcttctgtttcttcttctcattcaTTGCACAAAACACCGTCCCAAACATGGCTTATCCACTCTCAACAAGCTCCCGTTGGATTGTCGACGAGAATGGTCAACGAGTGAAGCTAGCGTGTGTGAACTGGCCATCGCACCTCCAGCCCGTGGTGGCTGAAGGGCTGAGCAAGCAACCGGTGGACGCTGTGGCCAAGAAGATAGTTGAAATGGGTTTCAATTGTGTTAGGTTAACTTGGGCGTTGGATTTGATGACTAATGAGACATTAGCTAATAATGTCACAGTGAGGCAATCTTTTCAAAGCTTTGGTCTTAAAGATGACATTGTTGGCTTCCAAACTAACAACCCCTCCATTATTGATATCTCCCTCATTGAAGCTTTCAAG ATGGTGGTTACTACATTAGGAAACAATGATGTGATGGTTATATTAGACAACCACCTAACCAAACCAGGGTGGTGCTGCGCCAACAACGACGGTAACGGTTTTTTCGGTGACAAGTTCTTCGATCCCACCGAATGGACCGCCGCTTTGAGTAAAATGGCGGCGACGTTCGATGGCGTCTCTAATGTCGTTGGCATGAGTCTAAGGAATGAACTTAGAGGGCCTAAACAAAACGCGGACGACTGGTTCAA GTATATGCAACAAGGAGCGGAAGCAGTTCATGCAGCAAACAAGAACGTACTTGTAATCCTGTCCGGTCTAAGTTTCGACGCCGATCTCTCTTTCGTTAGGTCCAGACCCGTAAAACTATCATTCACCAAAAAACTCGTGTTCGAGCTCCATTGGTACTCTTTCAGTGACGGAAACTGGGCGACCAACAACCCTAACGATATCTGCGGTCGAGTTCTAAACCGGATAAGAAACGGTGGCGAGTTTCTCCTCAACAAAGGCTTTCCCTTGTTCCTCAGCGAGTTTGGTATAGACGAAAGAGGAGGAAACGCAGATGATAATCGCTATTTCGGATGTGTAAGTGGTTGGGCGGCCGGTAATGATGTTGATTGGTCGCTATGGGCCCTAACCGGAAGTTATTACTTGAGAGAAGGTAAGGTCGGTTTGGTTGAGTATTATGGTGTGTTGGATTCGGATTGGATTAGCGTTCGAAACTCGAGTTTCTTGCAAAAGATCactcttcttcaatctcagcttCAAG GACCGGGGCCTTCAACTGATGCTTACAATCTGGTTTTCCATCCATATACCGGACTCTGCCTAGTACGGTCTCTCAATGACACGACAATGCTTACTCTTGGTCCATGCAACAGTTCCGAACCATGGAGCTACACTAAGCAAACACTACGAATCAAAGACCAGTCTTTGTGTTTACAGAGCAACGGACCAGGAAACAGGGTTACGATGACTAAGACGGATTGTTCAAGTCCCGGTTCAATATGGCAGACTATCTCGGCATCTAAGATGCACTTAGCTTCAACAACAAGTAACAACACTTCTGTTTGCCTTGACGTGGCCGCAGACGACAAAGTTCTGGCTAATGCTTGCAAATGTCTGAGTAAGGACAGTTCTTGTGAGCCAATGAGCCAATGGTTCACTATCATTAACGCAACAAGGCCATTGAAGGGATCAAGACTGTACAAACAGTTGGAGAATTTGTCTCCCAAATCGGATTTGCTGTAA